The Candidatus Polarisedimenticolia bacterium genome contains the following window.
GGGCGCGATGGGCGAGGTGTATCGCGCGAAGGACACGGGACTGGGTCGCGACCTGGCGATCAAGCTCGTGAACGAGAGCGAGTAACGACTTCCGGGAGGGCGGACCGGCTCAGGGGCGCGAGCGCCCTCCCTCCGCGCGGGCCGGCTCGGCCCGCGGGATCGTCTCGCCCACCGTTCCCGGACGAGGAACGGCGGCCTCCATCCACTTGCGGATCCGATTGGCGTCCCCGAGGCGCGTGTACTTGCCCCAGGAATTGAGGAGCACGATGACGATCTGCCGCGCCGCGATCTCCGCCTGCAACACCAGGCACCGCCCGGCCTCGTTGATGTAACCGGTCTTCGACAGGCCGATGGTCCAGGTCTTGTTGTTCACCAGCCCGTCGGAGTTGCGGAACTCCAGCACCCGGCCGTCGGCGAGCGTGACCGAGTGGAAGGACCTGGTCGTGGCCTCGCGAATTGCCGGGTACCCCGCCGCGGCCAGGACCATCCGGGACAGGTCCTCGGCGCTGGACACGTTCTCGCCCGAGAGGCCGGCCGGGTCGGTGAAGCGGCTCCGCAGCATCCTCAGCTCGTTCGCCTTGCGGTTCATCGCCTCGAGGCACGCCGCGGTCCCTCCCGGATAGGTCCGCGCCAGCGCGGTCGCCGCCCGGTTCTCGGATGCCATCAAGGCCAGCACGAGCAGCTCCCCTCGCCCGAGCTGCGCCCCCACCGGCAGCCGCGAGCGGGTGTGCTTGCGAGTGTCCACGTCTGCGCGGTCGATCTCGATGGGCTCGTCGAGCGGGAGCTGCGCGTCCAGCACGACCATGGCGGTCATCAGCTTGGTGATGGACGCGATCGGGGCGACCAGCGCGGAGCGTTTCGCGTACAGTGTCTCCCCCCGCTCCGCGTCGATCACCAGCGCCACGTTCGATTTGAGATCCGGGCCGCGGTGCCGTTCCACCCCGGGGTTCACCACCCTCGCGCCGCCGGCCGCCGGCGGACCGCCGTGGGCGTAGGCCGCCATCGAAGCGCCGATCACGCAACCCACCGCCACCGCCCGCACGATCCGACCCAGGGGAGCCCCCCTCTCTTCCTGTCGCTCACACCGAACGACGCGCGCCAATGCTATCTCCTTCTCGCGACCACGAACACGACGGCCGCCGTCCACGTCGGGAACAGGTTGGCGAACGGCACCAGCTCCCCCAGGAACGCCGGCAGGAACGCCACGTGCCAGCCGAGCATCGCGACCATCGTCGCCCCGACGGCAATATCGAACGCGTCGTTCCAGGGCGCAAGGGCCCCTTCCATGAAGAGGGGCAGCAGGCCGATCTGCACGGCATCGGCGGCGAGGGCGATCGCCAGCGCCGCGAGATGGCGCCGATCGCGCCAGCGGCCGCCCCTCGGAGGTGCATCGACCGGCGACCGCAACCTGCCTCTCCTTACGATCCTGTCCCGCCTGTCTTCACTTCTCGCTCTGGACATTCTACACTTGGGCGCGCCGGCACAGAGGAGAGGCGAACGATGAAGACCGTCCTCCTGGCAGCAGGGATCTCGCTTTTCGCGACAGGCGTCCACTCTCAACAGCAGGCCGTCGACACGAAGCAGTCCACCCTGAGCATTCACGTGGGGAAGGCCGGAATCTTCTCGGGGCTGGGTCACGAACACGATATCCGCGGCCCCATCCACATCGGCAGAGTGGTGACCGGCGCCCATCCGTCCGTCGAGGTGCACGTCGATGCGCGCGCCCTGAAGGTGATCGACAAGGACGAACCCGAAAAGGATCGTGCGGCCGTGCAGAAGACGATGCTGGGCCCCCAGGTGCTCGACAGCGAGCGGTTCAATGACATCATCTACAAGTCCGCCTCGGCCGAGCCCACCGGCGAGGGGCAATGGGTCGTGCACGGCGACTTGACGCTCCGCGGCAGGAGCAGGCCGGTGAACGTGCAGGTGAGGCTGAAGGACGGCCATTACATCGGCGAAGCCGTCGTCAAGCAGACCGATTTCGGCATCAAGCCGCCCGGGAAGATGGGCGTCCGGGCCGCGGACGAGGTCCGGATCGAGTTCGACGTTCTGCTCGCTCGTTGATCCAGCGGTTACGGGGTCTGCCAGCTTCCCTGGAGATCCGCCGCGACCCTGGCCACCAGGAAATCGACCAGATCGCCGTAGGCGCGTTCGGGATCGTCGGCGTCGAAGACGAAGTCCTTGCCGCCGAAGACGCTCACCTGGCCGACGGTGCGGGTCGCGCTGGCGGAGCGGCTCCAGATCGATGCGCCGGTCTCCACCTCGATCATCTCCACTTCGAGCGTCGCGTCCACCTGCGCGGTCACCTGTCCGGAACGGAACAGGGCCGAGATCTGCACGCTGGGACGGACGCCGGAAACCGTGAGCTTGCCTTGGAACATCGTCTGCACGCCGTGCTTGTGGCCGACCGCCCGGCAGCTCTCGGGGTTCCATTGACCCATGCCGACCGACGCCAGAGCCGCCTGCTTTGGGCCGATATCGACCATCCGCACCATGTCCTGGTCGCGGCGGGCGGCTTCGGCGAAGCGCCGTGTCGTGAGCGCCGCGAGCTTCCCCTTGCTGGGCGACGTGAACTCCACCATCCCGATGATCTCGTACGGCTTCAGGTCGACACGCGGAGCCACCCAGGCACGGCGCACGGGCGGAGTGCTCGCGCAACCGCAAAGGAGGATCAGCGACAGGACGGCGATGGAACGGGCAGGCATGTGCGACATGGCTCTCCTCCTCGAGACGGGCACAATCTAGGTTCCCGGCCCGCCGGAGACAAGGAGCTCCATTACGAATTCGTCACGACTCCCCCCGCAGGATGGCGACCCCCGACGACGTCGCAGCCTTCAGCGGCCCCTGACCGTTCTCGTCGTAGATCCGGAAGGTGCCCGTCATCGAAAAGGAGACCCGATCCCCGTCCACCGAGTCGATCGTGACCCAGGCCTCCTCGGCCCCCGCGAGCCCTCCCATGCCGACGAAGCAGAAGTTCGCGTCGTCGCCGTCGCCGGTGAAGTCGATTTTCAGGCGCTTGCCCGCCAGGTCGGCGGTCCCGCGCACGGATGAAGGTAGGTCGCCGTAGAGGCCGAGGCCGCCGTCCAGCCCAGGGACGCAGTCTTCGTCCGGGTGCGTGGCGGGCTCCCCCTCGATGCGGAACCACGCATCCTCTCCCCGCTCGAGCGTCATCGACACATCGCGCACCTCGTAGCTCGTGCCGTCGAGGGACACGCGGGCGAATCCGCCCGAGCCGGATCCGGACGACACCGATGCCGAGCACGCCGCAGCGAGCGACGCGAGGGCGACAATCAGAATGGGTGCATTCGCGAAGCGCATGGGACCTCCCAGCGGCACAGAGCGCCGCGGACCCCTCTAATATGGAGACGAGGGGCGGTCGTGTCCAGGCGAAGCCGGCGCATGCGATTTCCCCCGCCCGTCAACCACTGCGTGTTATCTGCGGTAGACAAAGTCGACGACTATCGTGAAGTAGACATCGACCGGCCGGCCGTCCACCGTGGCGGGCTTGTAGCGCCACTTGCGGACCGCTTCGATCGCCGATTCCTCGAACCCACAGTCACCGCCTGCACCCTGCCTGACCTCGATCTCACCGACGGTGCCGTCCTTGTGGACCACCGCCCCGAGCACGACTGGTCCGTAGGCTCTCTTGCCCTGGGCGAACCTGGGAAACCGCGGCTCCACCCTCGAGGAACGGATGGGCACAGGGTTGGTGACGCCGCCCTCACCGGCCGCCACCGTGCCTGCGGGCACGCCCTCCTCGATCGGTCTGGACGGCATCGGTGGCAGCACCGGCGCGCTCCACAGAGCAGCGATTCGCCTGAAGTTTGCCAGGTCGTCAGCAGTCATCGTGTAGTGCACGGTGTGCTGATAGCCCACGAGAGCGATGCTGGCCTGTGTGGCATCGGCCAGTTTCAGCACCGACGAGGCCTGGTTCTGCAGGAAAATGGTCTGGGTCACGCGGCAGCCCGAGTCGTGAGTCTTGATTTTCTCCGAATCCAGGACCGGGACGATCCAGGCCTCCTCTCCGGCTTCTATTTGAAGCGACGTTGGACGCCCCTTGGAGGGATCCTTCACAATGATGACAATGAGGAGCTTCCGTGGCCCGTCGTCCGCGCGCGCGATGGTGGGGTAGATCCAGAAATCGAGCATCCTCCACGGTTCGATCTTCGGACTGTACCAGGTGATCTTCTGGCTATCCTCGTAGGTTACCTCGACGCCGTCCAGGGCGGACGCGCCGGGGGCTGCCGACCCCGTTGCAGCGGCTGAAGCCGATGGAAACATGACTTGAGCCGCGGCTGCGCAAGCAAGCGCGCCGAGGACAGGCACGACACTGAAGACAGAGCACAGCCGATATCGGCGCATTGCGTTGGTTGGCCGCACCCATGCCCGATCTGCAACCCGCGGCTCCGCGAAAGAAGCGCTCACTCGTTCGCCCGGATAGCGGGCTGGGCCCTCGTTGGGCCGCTTTTGAGACGCTCGAGGTTTCCCAGGGCGGATTGGTTGCCGGGATCGATCGATAGCGCTCGTTCCCAGGCGCTGCGAGCACCTTCCAAGTCTCCCGACCGCGCCAGCATCACTCCGAGGTGGTTCCAGATTTCGGCGTCGGAAGGATCGAGCTGGGAGGCGAGCTCGGCCTGCCGCAGGGCCTCCTGGGAGTTCGTTCGGCGTGAAGCGATCAATGAAAGGTAGAGGTGGGCCCGAGCGAGTTTGGGGTCGAGATCCATGGCGTGGCTCAGATCCGCCTCGGCTTGATCAAGGGCGCCCAGACCGAGTCGCGCAACACCGAGGTTCAACCACCCCTGCGCAAAGCCCGGGTCGATCTGCAGCAAGCGAAGCGCCTCCGATTGCTGTCCTGCAAAATCTCCGAGACTCCCCTTCGCCGTTCCGAGGCTCAGAAGGGCCTCCGTGTTGTTTGGATCGGACTCCAGGGCGCGTTCCGCGGCATCCTTGGCTTCCTGGTAACGGCCGGCGCGGACGCAGGCAATCGAGAGATTGGTCCAAACGTAAGACGGCCCTGGATCGGCGGCAAGGAGCTTCTGGTACATCGCAATCTGGCTCTCCGGGGTCTTTGCTTCACTTCGGATCCGCAGGTCCGCAGCGAGCGCTGCTGCCCCATGATCGAGAGGGTCGATGTCAATCGCCTGCCTCGCGACTCCGTACGCTTCATCGAGGCGGCCCGCTTCGTCCAGGACATGGGCCAGGATGAGGCGCATGATCACCGATCGCGGCTCGAGCGCAATCCCCGCGCGGGCGAGGGACTCGTTGTTCCTCCACATGGTCGCGGCTGTCATCGTCCAGGCTGCCGCAGTCACACTGACGAGGACGCACCCCGCGGCCAAAACGTTCCGCGTCACAGGACCCGTGAGACGTCTCCGCACCCAGGCCAGGGCTTCCACCAGGAGCAGGCACGCGCCCAGCGACGGGATATACAGGTAGCGGTCAGCTTGGGCGCTTGGGCCCACGTACTGGACCTGCAGCGCCGGCAAGAGCGGCAACACGAGAAGGCCGATCCCAAAGGTCGCGGTTGGCGCGGATCGGCCCAGGGCGACAGCCGCCGCCAGGGCGCCAGCGAGGATGAGTGCCCCCATCACTGCAGCCGGGTCAAGAAGGCTGGCTACGGGAACAAACACGCGGTCCGGCATCAGCTTCCAGGGAAAGAACGCGAGCACGAGGTAGCGTGGCACCAGGGCGAGACCGTTCGCCACAACCTGGGGCATCGTGAAGCCCGCGTGCCTGACCAGAGGATGCAGGCCGCCCAAGGCATGCAGGCGAACAGGAACGTAGAGAGCCAGGGCGGCTCCGAACGACATCATGACCCACGCCGCCTCGCGCCACCTGGCGTTGACGCGTTGCGGGCGGGCCCGCGAGCTGATGGGAAGCAGACCGAGCGCCAGGATCGGCGTCACGACGGCGGTCTCCTTTGCCAGGAGGGCGAGGAAAAACAGAAGCCCCGAACACGCCACCAGGGCCGCCGGGCGACGCACGGACGCGTCATGTGCGCGGGACCAGGCCAGCAGGCATGAAAACACGAGCAGCGCGCAGTCGACATCGGTCGAGCCCGCGATCCAGGCGACCGATTCGACATGGGCCGGGTGCACCGCGAAGAGAACCGCGGCCAAGGCCGCGCGTCTCTCTCCGGTGACCCGGCGCAGGAGGAGAAAAGCCACGGCCGAACAGAAAGCATGGACCAGGACGTTCGTGAGGTGAAAGCCGAAGGGATGTCGCCCGAAGATCTGCGCATCCAGGAAATAAAGCAGAACCTGAACAGGACGGTAATAGTTGGAAGGCCCGGTATCCTTGAACGACCAGACGGCCTTCGTGAAGAAGTTGAGCAGAAAACGCGGGTTCCAGATCCAGGGATTCTCGAGAATCTGATTGACGTCATCGTAGACGAAATCGTAGCCAAGAGTCCCGGCATAGACTGCAAATCCCACGGCGCCGATGACCGCGGCAGCAAGGCGAGGGGAGGTGAGCTTGCGAAGGTCATTCGCAGGATCCGCCATGAGAAATCCTACACCCGGGGTGTCGAGGATGCGCCTGTCCCTCATGACAACTCCGTCCACCTGCGGCTCCCCCGACGCGGCACACCAGGCGAACCGTCTATAATCGTCGGCATCATGGCGCTCAACGTCGCGAGCAGGCTCGGACCTTACGAAATCCTCGCCCCCATCGGGGCCGGCGGCATGGGCGAGGTCTACAAGGCGCGCGACACCCGGCTCGACCGCATCGTCGCCATCAAGGTCCTGCCGGCGCACGTCTCGTCGAACCCCGATCTCCGGGCGCGCTTCGAGCGCGAGGCGCGGGCCCTGTCCGGATTCCAGCACCCGCACATCTGCAGCCTGTACGACGTCGGGCGCCAGGAAGACCCCGGCGGGTCGGTCGATTTCCTCGTCATGGAGTACCTCGAGGGGGACACGCTCGCGGCGCGCCTCGCACGCGGCGCGTTGCCGACGCCGGAGCTGCTGCGCATCGCCATCGCGGTCGCCGATGCCCTCGACAAGGCGCACCGGCAGGGCGTCGTGCACCGCGATCTCAAGCCGGGCAACATCATCCTGACCAAGGGCGGCGCGAAGCTGCTCGACTTCGGCCTGGCGAAGGAGCGGCGTGCAGGCCTGGCCGTCGACTCGATGACCGCGATGCCGACCCAGGCGCAGCCGCTCACGGCGCAAGGCACGATCGTCGGCACCTTTCAGTACATGGCGCCGGAGCAGATCGAGGGCGCCGAGGCCGATGCGCGCGCCGACATCTTCTCCTTCGGCACCGTCCTCTACGAGATGGCGACCGGCCGGTGTCCGTTCGAGGGGAAGACGCAGGCCAGCGTGATCGCCGCGATCCTCGCCGCCGAGCCGCCGCCGATCACCGCGCTGCGCCCGGCGGCCCCCGCCGCCCTCGATCGCGTCATCCGCACCTGTCTTGCGAAGGATCCGGACGAGCGCTTCCAGTCGGCGCACGACCTGCTGCTGCAGCTGCGCTTCATCGCCGCCGACAGCTCCACGCCGGCCGCGGCCGCCGTCGCCGGACGGCGCGGGCGGCTCCGGGGCGACCCGCGTCTCGCCTGGGGTGTGGCCGCGCTGTCCTCGATCCTGGCGGTTGCGGCGGGCTTCATGCTGATGCGCGCCCCCGGGCCCGCGCCGCAGCCGGTCCTGCGCGCCGTCATCCTGCCGCCGGAGAAGGTGGCCCTCGACGTCACCGGCGATTTCGCCGGACCGGCGGTCATCTCGCCCGACGGAAGGCAGGTCGCCTTCGTGGCCCGCGCCGACGGGATCAAGTCGATCTGGGTGCGCCCTCTCGACACCTCGGCGGCGCACCGCCTCGACGACACCGAGGGGGCCTCGTTCCCGTTCTGGTCCGCCGACAGCCGGCAGATCGGGTTCTTCGCGGAGGGCAAGGTCAGGCGGACCCCGGCCGCCGGCGGCCCGACCGCGATCGTGACGGATGCGCCCAACGCACGCGGCGGCTCGTGGAGCAAGGACAACGTCATCGTCTTCTCACCGGACTACCAGGGCGGGCTCCTGCGCGTCCCCGCCTCCGGGGGCGCCGCGGTGCCCGCGACGCGCATCGATTCGCACAAGCACTCCACGCACCGCTGGCCGTTCTTTCTGCCCGACGGGAGGCACTTCCTCTACCTCGCCACCAATCACGCCGGGGGCGATCCCCAGTCGAACGGCATCTACCTCGCATCGATCGACGGCGACGAGCCGCGATTCGTGATGCCGTGCGTCTCGAACGCCGTCTACGCCAACGGCCGGATCCTGTTCCACGCCCAGACGGCCCTCATGGCGCAGCCATTCGACCTGGCAGGCGGGCGCCTCCTGGGCGAGCCGACCGCCCTGGTTGACGGGGTGCAGTTCGATCCCGGCGTCTGGCGGATGGTCGCCAGCGTTTCCGAGACCGGGACGATGGTGTACATCCGCGGTTCGGCCGTCCTCGGTTCCGAGCTGGCCTGGTTCGACCGCAACGGCAAGGAGGTCGGGTCGCGCCTGCCGCGGGACAGTTACCGCGACCCGAGCATCTCCCCCGACGGCAGGAAGCTCGCCGTCGCCCTCGGCGATCCGCTGCGCACCATCTGGATCATCGATCTCGCCCAGGGCACGCGGGCGCGCCTGACGTTCGACACCGCGATTCACATCAATCCCGCCTGGTCGCCCGACGGCAGGTCCGTCGCCTACACCTCCGGCACGCAGCCCGGCGCCAGCATCCACCGGAAGGGCGTGGACGGCACGAAACCCGACGAGCTGCTCGTCGAGGAGAAGGACGCCACGCTGCAGTGGCCGGCCTTCTCGCCGGACGGCAAACTCCTCGTCTACCTGCGGGCGACCGGGCCTTCGGGCAACGGAGTCTATGCCATGCCCCTGACCGGCGAGCGGACGCCGCGGGTCGTGGTCCCCTCTCCGTCGGCGCAGACGCTGCTCAATTATCCGCGCGTCTCGCCCGACGGGCGCTGGCTGGCGTACTCCTCCAACGAAAGCGGACGCTCCCAGGTCTACGTGACCTCCTTCCCGGGCGGCTCCGGCAAGTGGCAGGTCTCGAGCGTCAGCGGCGACATGCCGGCCTGGCGGCGCGACGGCAAGGAGATCTACTTCGTGAGCGGCAGCGAGCTGCAGGCGGCCAACGTCAACGCGGCCGGCAGCCAGTTCAACCCGGGCACGCCCCGGACCCTCGCGCGCCTCGGCAACGCCATCGCGAACGGACGCATCTTCGACGCCATGCCGGATGGCAGCCGATTCATCGCGCCCATCGTGCCCACCGACACCGCATCCCCCATGCACCTCCTGGTCAACTGGCCCGCCGAGCTCGAAGCGAAGAGGTAGGCGCACGGCCCGGGTCGCGCTCATGTCGGAGGTGGCGCAGGGCAACGTCGTCAGGTCAGGCAGCGATCGATCGCCGTGAGCGCCTGCTGGATGTCCTCCGCGTCGTTGTAAAGATGCGGGGAGAATCTCAGGACGTTCCTGCGCGCCGACACGACGATCCCGGCTTCGTTCAGACGTTCGGCCAGGATCCGCACGTCCGTGTCGGCGAACCGGGTTGCGACGATCGAGGAGCGCGCGCCGTCGTCCGTGGGCGACAGGATTTCGGCATTCCGTTCGCGTAACCCCTCGATCAGGAGATCGGCGAGTTTCTTGTTCCGGGAGAAGATCCGCCCGACGTCGAGGCGCAGCAGGTAATCGATCGAGCTGGCGAGGGCCGGCGCGCACCCGTAGGCCATGGTGCTGAACTCGAAACGGTGGGCGTTCGGGGGAAGCTTCAGTCGATCGGCGCGCAGATCCCACATCCGCTCATGGGATCGGAATCCGACGAGCCCCGGCTCGAGCCGTTCGTGAAGGTGGGGCGCGAGATACATCACGGCCACGCCGAACGGCCCGCACAGCCACTTGTAGGAGGCGGTGATCAGGGCGTCGGCCTCGAGCGCCCCGACGTCGATCGGGATCCCGCCGGCCGACTGCGTTGCGTCGATGACGAGCAGGGCTCCGCTCCGGTGCGCGGCTTCAGCCAGCCTCGCCACGTCCAGCCGCCGGCCGGTGCTGTACATCACGTCGGAGACGCAGACGACGGCGGTCCCTCGATCGATCAGACCGATCAGATCGTCGGCCAGCGGATGATCGCCCTTCATGCCGGCGAGCCTGATTTCGGCTCCCGTGTGGCGCGCGACGCGCGCCCACGGGTAGAGCGTGCTGGGGAACTCCAGACCGGTGCTGACGATGTTGCTGCCGGCAGCCGGCGCGACGGCCCAGGCGAGGGAAGCCAGCAGCTCGGTCGCGCTCGATCCGACCGCGATCTCCTCGGGACGGCAGTTGAACAACCGCGCGGCCGATGCGTGGAGTGTCGCGAAAGCCCGCTCCTCGGCGGCCTCGTCGAAATGGATCGTTCCGTTCTCGGCCAGATCGTGCGTCCATTCGACCACCGCCCGCTCGGCGCCGCTGTACATGAGGCAGACGGAAGCGGTGTTGAGGTAGACGCTCTTCCCGCTCGCGGGAAAGTCGCCCGGTGCGACAATGGGGGTCAGGTCGGACAATGCGGTGTCGCCTCCGATGGGGTTGTCCCTGTCGTTGCAACCTTACGCCCGGGGAGGCCCCGGTGTCCATCCTCCGAGTCAAGGTGAAGACAGGGCTCGACGTTATGGCCCAGAGCCGTACGCTGGCACTCGAGGGACACTGATGCAATGAGCCTCGCTCGGCGTTGACAAGCCTTGGCGGCCGGGTGTAAGACTCCGAGCTAATTTAGAGGATTGCGATGGCCACTTTCCAAAGAGTTGCGGCGGTGACGGACCTGCCTCCCGGCAAGAGTATGGCCGTTCAGGTGGGTGGACAGAAGATCGCCCTGTTCAATGTGGGCGGGACCTTCTATGCGATCGGGGACACCTGCACTCACCGCGGAGGCCCTCTGTCAGAAGGAACGATTGAGGGGACCACCGTGATCTGCCCATGGCACGGAGCCTGCTTCGAACTGGGCAGCGGCAAGAACCTGACGCCGCCCGCGCCGGCCGCGGTGCCTGCCTATCGCGTGCGCATCGAGGGGACCGACCTCCAGGTCGAGATCTCCTGAGGCCGCCCGGCCGCCCGCGCGTGGGCGCGAACCTCAGGCGGACTTTCGACCCGGCGCCGCCGAAGATCCGCGCGCCTTCAGGCTTGGCGCGGAGTGTCTTCCTGCATCGGGTCCGAGCGGGCGCGCTCGCGCCGCGCGAGCATGATGAACGGCAGTCCGAGCACCTCGACAACGGCGCCGACCAGGTAGGAGGTCGCGTAGCCCCACGCGTCGGCGGCCCTGCCGAGAGCCGGCTGGACGATGACGCCTCCCGACGAGCCGAGGAGATTGTAGGAGGACAGGACCGTGGCCCGCTCCTCGGACGGTATCAGGCCGTTGATGAACGCCTGGCGGACCGGCATGGTGGCGGCGAACACGACGGCCCACAGTCCCATCAGCGCCAGGGCCGCCACAAAACTCGGCACCAGCCCGATCAGGGCCAGCGTGGCCGCGCTCGTCACCGTCCCGGCGAGCAGCAGCGTCGTCCTCCTTCGAAATACCCTGCCGGCATGGGGCACGAGGGCTCCTCCGACGATCTGGGCGCCCGCGACGATGGCCGCAGCCAGGCCGGCGACCGCATACGATCCGCTGCGTCCATAGAGCTCGAGAAGATACGGCTGCATCGCGTAGAAGGCGTAGATCCCGACGCCGGCGCTGAACGGCGCGGCCAGCATCAGCCAGCGCACCGGCGCGTTGCGGAAGCCGTGCTGAAGCGATGATCGCAGAATGCGCCGGATCTCCTCCGATATCGA
Protein-coding sequences here:
- a CDS encoding serine hydrolase, giving the protein MIGASMAAYAHGGPPAAGGARVVNPGVERHRGPDLKSNVALVIDAERGETLYAKRSALVAPIASITKLMTAMVVLDAQLPLDEPIEIDRADVDTRKHTRSRLPVGAQLGRGELLVLALMASENRAATALARTYPGGTAACLEAMNRKANELRMLRSRFTDPAGLSGENVSSAEDLSRMVLAAAGYPAIREATTRSFHSVTLADGRVLEFRNSDGLVNNKTWTIGLSKTGYINEAGRCLVLQAEIAARQIVIVLLNSWGKYTRLGDANRIRKWMEAAVPRPGTVGETIPRAEPARAEGGRSRP
- a CDS encoding YceI family protein; translation: MKTVLLAAGISLFATGVHSQQQAVDTKQSTLSIHVGKAGIFSGLGHEHDIRGPIHIGRVVTGAHPSVEVHVDARALKVIDKDEPEKDRAAVQKTMLGPQVLDSERFNDIIYKSASAEPTGEGQWVVHGDLTLRGRSRPVNVQVRLKDGHYIGEAVVKQTDFGIKPPGKMGVRAADEVRIEFDVLLAR
- a CDS encoding energy transducer TonB, with translation MFPSASAAATGSAAPGASALDGVEVTYEDSQKITWYSPKIEPWRMLDFWIYPTIARADDGPRKLLIVIIVKDPSKGRPTSLQIEAGEEAWIVPVLDSEKIKTHDSGCRVTQTIFLQNQASSVLKLADATQASIALVGYQHTVHYTMTADDLANFRRIAALWSAPVLPPMPSRPIEEGVPAGTVAAGEGGVTNPVPIRSSRVEPRFPRFAQGKRAYGPVVLGAVVHKDGTVGEIEVRQGAGGDCGFEESAIEAVRKWRYKPATVDGRPVDVYFTIVVDFVYRR
- a CDS encoding tetratricopeptide repeat protein gives rise to the protein MRRQDLDGDDAVEPGVARLVDLAHAAGPDGGEDFVRSEPARDVERHDADDYRRFAWCAASGEPQVDGVVMRDRRILDTPGVGFLMADPANDLRKLTSPRLAAAVIGAVGFAVYAGTLGYDFVYDDVNQILENPWIWNPRFLLNFFTKAVWSFKDTGPSNYYRPVQVLLYFLDAQIFGRHPFGFHLTNVLVHAFCSAVAFLLLRRVTGERRAALAAVLFAVHPAHVESVAWIAGSTDVDCALLVFSCLLAWSRAHDASVRRPAALVACSGLLFFLALLAKETAVVTPILALGLLPISSRARPQRVNARWREAAWVMMSFGAALALYVPVRLHALGGLHPLVRHAGFTMPQVVANGLALVPRYLVLAFFPWKLMPDRVFVPVASLLDPAAVMGALILAGALAAAVALGRSAPTATFGIGLLVLPLLPALQVQYVGPSAQADRYLYIPSLGACLLLVEALAWVRRRLTGPVTRNVLAAGCVLVSVTAAAWTMTAATMWRNNESLARAGIALEPRSVIMRLILAHVLDEAGRLDEAYGVARQAIDIDPLDHGAAALAADLRIRSEAKTPESQIAMYQKLLAADPGPSYVWTNLSIACVRAGRYQEAKDAAERALESDPNNTEALLSLGTAKGSLGDFAGQQSEALRLLQIDPGFAQGWLNLGVARLGLGALDQAEADLSHAMDLDPKLARAHLYLSLIASRRTNSQEALRQAELASQLDPSDAEIWNHLGVMLARSGDLEGARSAWERALSIDPGNQSALGNLERLKSGPTRAQPAIRANE
- a CDS encoding protein kinase; the encoded protein is MGEVYKARDTRLDRIVAIKVLPAHVSSNPDLRARFEREARALSGFQHPHICSLYDVGRQEDPGGSVDFLVMEYLEGDTLAARLARGALPTPELLRIAIAVADALDKAHRQGVVHRDLKPGNIILTKGGAKLLDFGLAKERRAGLAVDSMTAMPTQAQPLTAQGTIVGTFQYMAPEQIEGAEADARADIFSFGTVLYEMATGRCPFEGKTQASVIAAILAAEPPPITALRPAAPAALDRVIRTCLAKDPDERFQSAHDLLLQLRFIAADSSTPAAAAVAGRRGRLRGDPRLAWGVAALSSILAVAAGFMLMRAPGPAPQPVLRAVILPPEKVALDVTGDFAGPAVISPDGRQVAFVARADGIKSIWVRPLDTSAAHRLDDTEGASFPFWSADSRQIGFFAEGKVRRTPAAGGPTAIVTDAPNARGGSWSKDNVIVFSPDYQGGLLRVPASGGAAVPATRIDSHKHSTHRWPFFLPDGRHFLYLATNHAGGDPQSNGIYLASIDGDEPRFVMPCVSNAVYANGRILFHAQTALMAQPFDLAGGRLLGEPTALVDGVQFDPGVWRMVASVSETGTMVYIRGSAVLGSELAWFDRNGKEVGSRLPRDSYRDPSISPDGRKLAVALGDPLRTIWIIDLAQGTRARLTFDTAIHINPAWSPDGRSVAYTSGTQPGASIHRKGVDGTKPDELLVEEKDATLQWPAFSPDGKLLVYLRATGPSGNGVYAMPLTGERTPRVVVPSPSAQTLLNYPRVSPDGRWLAYSSNESGRSQVYVTSFPGGSGKWQVSSVSGDMPAWRRDGKEIYFVSGSELQAANVNAAGSQFNPGTPRTLARLGNAIANGRIFDAMPDGSRFIAPIVPTDTASPMHLLVNWPAELEAKR
- a CDS encoding aminotransferase class V-fold PLP-dependent enzyme, yielding MSDLTPIVAPGDFPASGKSVYLNTASVCLMYSGAERAVVEWTHDLAENGTIHFDEAAEERAFATLHASAARLFNCRPEEIAVGSSATELLASLAWAVAPAAGSNIVSTGLEFPSTLYPWARVARHTGAEIRLAGMKGDHPLADDLIGLIDRGTAVVCVSDVMYSTGRRLDVARLAEAAHRSGALLVIDATQSAGGIPIDVGALEADALITASYKWLCGPFGVAVMYLAPHLHERLEPGLVGFRSHERMWDLRADRLKLPPNAHRFEFSTMAYGCAPALASSIDYLLRLDVGRIFSRNKKLADLLIEGLRERNAEILSPTDDGARSSIVATRFADTDVRILAERLNEAGIVVSARRNVLRFSPHLYNDAEDIQQALTAIDRCLT
- a CDS encoding non-heme iron oxygenase ferredoxin subunit; this translates as MATFQRVAAVTDLPPGKSMAVQVGGQKIALFNVGGTFYAIGDTCTHRGGPLSEGTIEGTTVICPWHGACFELGSGKNLTPPAPAAVPAYRVRIEGTDLQVEIS
- a CDS encoding MFS transporter; the protein is MAASGPGEQKRVTDVGVLRTYVTLTLLSTFAASFIWGINTLFLLDAGLSITQAFAANAFFTAGQVLFEVPTGVVADVLGRRASYLLGSATLFVSTLLYLLLWRLHGPFPAWALVSILLGLGFTFFSGATEAWLVDGLRFANYRGTLEAAFARGQIAAGVAMLTGTLAGGVVAQATNLGVPYLLRSVMLGLTFAVAFVSMRDVGFTPKRSASISEEIRRILRSSLQHGFRNAPVRWLMLAAPFSAGVGIYAFYAMQPYLLELYGRSGSYAVAGLAAAIVAGAQIVGGALVPHAGRVFRRRTTLLLAGTVTSAATLALIGLVPSFVAALALMGLWAVVFAATMPVRQAFINGLIPSEERATVLSSYNLLGSSGGVIVQPALGRAADAWGYATSYLVGAVVEVLGLPFIMLARRERARSDPMQEDTPRQA